A genomic window from Anas platyrhynchos isolate ZD024472 breed Pekin duck chromosome 13, IASCAAS_PekinDuck_T2T, whole genome shotgun sequence includes:
- the H1-8 gene encoding histone H1.8 isoform X1 — translation MEPQTHKAAGAARLSSQIARGRRHPPTLNMVIEALRAQDGTKGASVVTIKRFILAKYPAVDPVRLKYLLKQALAKGLSRGDLVRPHNSSALGATGRFKLAPEKLRQKQPPGQADPTGEQAPKPGRKRAAKATRVPAVLESEGGPGTAEEKPKATKQKPKAAKQKPRTKPADVLSPLQAQPAPAAAKPRSDGAKAARAPAKGQSAPRAALADKDKGGNDGDRPMGAGAKGTRKAPAGKTKGKVPGEAQEAAPKKKGAKGKTRKPQAARGAGQGESAP, via the exons ATGGAGCCTCAGACAC ATaaagctgctggtgctgcccggTTGTCTAGTCAGATTGCTCGTGGCCGGCGGCATCCGCCGACACTGAACATGGTTATTGAGGCGCTGCGGGCACAGGATGGGACGAAGGGTGCCTCCGTCGTCACCATCAAACGCTTCATCCTGGCCAAGTACCCTGCCGTGGACCCTGTGCGCCTCAAATACCTGCTGAAGCAGGCGTTGGCCAAGGGgctgagccgtggggacctgGTGCGGCCCCATAACTCCTCTGCCCTGGGGGCCACTGGCCGCTTCAAG CTGGCACCTGAAAAGCTGCGGCAGAAGCAGCCGCCGGGCCAGGCAGATCCCACTGGAGAACAGGCCCCAAAGCCAGGGCGCAAACGAGCTGCCAAGGCCACCCGGGTCCCTGCGGTGCTGGAGAGCGAAGGAGGACCAG GTACTGCTGAGGAGAAGCCAAAAGCCACAAAGCAGAAGCCAAAAGCTGCGAAGCAGAAGCCAAGGACGAAGCCTGCAGAT GTGCTCTCTCCTCTCCAGGCCCAGCCGGCACCAGCAGCAGCGAAGCCCAGGAGCGATGGAGCAAAGGCCGCTCGGGCCCCTGCCAAAGGGCAGTCAGCACCTCGCGCAGCTCTGGCTGACAAGGACAAGGGAGGGAATGATGGTGACCGCCCTATGGGTGCTGGGGCAAAGGGGACCAGAAAGGCCCCAGCAGGCAAGACTAAGGGGAAGGTGCCTGGGGAAGCTCAGGAAGCTGCCCCAAAGAAGAAGGGGGCTAAAGGCAAGACAAGGAAACCCCAGGCAGCCCGAGGTGCTGGCCAGGGGGAGTCTGCGCCGTAG
- the RHO gene encoding rhodopsin, whose protein sequence is MNGTEGQDFYVPMSNKTGVVRSPFEYPQYYLAEPWKFSALAAYMFMLILLGFPINFLTLYVTIQHKKLRTPLNYILLNLAVADLFMVFGGFTTTMYTSMNGYFVFGVTGCYIEGFFATLGGEIALWSLVVLAIERYVVVCKPMSNFRFGENHAIMGVVFTWIMALACAAPPLFGWSRYIPEGMQCSCGIDYYTLKPEVNNESFVIYMFVVHFTIPLMVIFFCYGNLVCTVKEAAAQQQESATTQKAEKEVTRMVIIMVIAFLICWVPYASVAFYIFTNQGSDFGPIFMTIPAFFAKSSAIYNPVIYIVMNKQFRNCMITTLCCGKNPLGDEDTSAGKTETSSVSTSQVSPA, encoded by the exons ATGAACGGGACAGAAGGCCAAGACTTCTACGTGCCCATGTCCAACAAGACCGGGGTGGTGCGGAGCCCCTTCGAGTACCCCCAGTACTACCTGGCTGAGCCCTGGAAGTTCTCGGCGCTGGCTGCCTACATGTTCATGCTGATCCTGCTCGGCTTCCCCATCAACTTCCTCACACTGTATGTCACCATCCAGCACAAGAAGCTCCGGACACCTCTAAACTACATCCTCCTGAACCTGGCAGTCGCCGACCTCTTCATGGTGTTTGGAGGCTTCACGACCACCATGTACACTTCGATGAATGGGTACTTTGTCTTTGGAGTAACAGGGTGCTACATCGAAGGCTTCTTTGCTACACTGGGTG GTGAAATTGCGCTCTGGTCCCTGGTCGTGCTGGCTATCGAGCGGTACGTGGTGGTCTGCAAGCCCATGAGCAACTTCCGCTTCGGGGAGAACCACGCCATCATGGGGGTCGTCTTCACCTGGATCATGGCCCTGGCGTGCGCGGCTCCCCCGCTCTTCGGCTGGTCACG GTACATCCCCGAGGGCATGCAGTGCTCGTGCGGGATTGACTACTACACGCTGAAGCCTGAGGTCAACAACGAATCCTTCGTCATCTACATGTTTGTGGTTCACTTCACGATCCCGCTGATGGTCATATTCTTCTGCTACGGGAACCTGGTCTGCACCGTGAAGGAG GCTGCCGCCCAGCAGCAGGAGTCTGCCACCACCCAGAAGGCAGAGAAGGAAGTGACCCGCATGGTCATCATCATGGTCATCGCCTTCCTGATCTGCTGGGTCCCCTACGCCAGCGTCGCTTTCTACATCTTCACCAACCAGGGCTCAGACTTCGGGCCCATCTTCATGACCATCCCGGCATTCTTTGCCAAGAGCTCTGCCATCTATAACCCCGTGATTTACATTGTAATGAACAAACAG TTCCGTAACTGCATGATCACAACCCTCTGCTGCGGCAAGAATCCGCTGGGTGACGAGGACACATCTGCTGGCAAGACAGAGACCTCCTCCGTCTCCACCAGCCAGGTCTCCCCCGCGTAG
- the H1-8 gene encoding histone H1.8 isoform X2 has translation MEPQTHKAAGAARLSSQIARGRRHPPTLNMVIEALRAQDGTKGASVVTIKRFILAKYPAVDPVRLKYLLKQALAKGLSRGDLVRPHNSSALGATGRFKLAPEKLRQKQPPGQADPTGEQAPKPGRKRAAKATRVPAVLESEGGPGTAEEKPKATKQKPKAAKQKPRTKPADAQPAPAAAKPRSDGAKAARAPAKGQSAPRAALADKDKGGNDGDRPMGAGAKGTRKAPAGKTKGKVPGEAQEAAPKKKGAKGKTRKPQAARGAGQGESAP, from the exons ATGGAGCCTCAGACAC ATaaagctgctggtgctgcccggTTGTCTAGTCAGATTGCTCGTGGCCGGCGGCATCCGCCGACACTGAACATGGTTATTGAGGCGCTGCGGGCACAGGATGGGACGAAGGGTGCCTCCGTCGTCACCATCAAACGCTTCATCCTGGCCAAGTACCCTGCCGTGGACCCTGTGCGCCTCAAATACCTGCTGAAGCAGGCGTTGGCCAAGGGgctgagccgtggggacctgGTGCGGCCCCATAACTCCTCTGCCCTGGGGGCCACTGGCCGCTTCAAG CTGGCACCTGAAAAGCTGCGGCAGAAGCAGCCGCCGGGCCAGGCAGATCCCACTGGAGAACAGGCCCCAAAGCCAGGGCGCAAACGAGCTGCCAAGGCCACCCGGGTCCCTGCGGTGCTGGAGAGCGAAGGAGGACCAG GTACTGCTGAGGAGAAGCCAAAAGCCACAAAGCAGAAGCCAAAAGCTGCGAAGCAGAAGCCAAGGACGAAGCCTGCAGAT GCCCAGCCGGCACCAGCAGCAGCGAAGCCCAGGAGCGATGGAGCAAAGGCCGCTCGGGCCCCTGCCAAAGGGCAGTCAGCACCTCGCGCAGCTCTGGCTGACAAGGACAAGGGAGGGAATGATGGTGACCGCCCTATGGGTGCTGGGGCAAAGGGGACCAGAAAGGCCCCAGCAGGCAAGACTAAGGGGAAGGTGCCTGGGGAAGCTCAGGAAGCTGCCCCAAAGAAGAAGGGGGCTAAAGGCAAGACAAGGAAACCCCAGGCAGCCCGAGGTGCTGGCCAGGGGGAGTCTGCGCCGTAG